CCAGACATAAAATAGGAACAATATTTGCAAACATTACAACTCGGACTTTAGATCCTGTTTTATCCGCAATAAAACCACTTATCAGCCCGCCAAATAAAGCTAAGCCATATGTTCGTATGAGTCCTACTGTCGCAGCTAGTGACGCAGACGCTCCATAGTAATTAGTAATGTATGGTGTAAAATAACTTAGGCCGCTATACAGTGTATATGATGAAAAGATTATTAAAGCCAACATCCAAAGTTCTTTACTTTTAGTTACTACTAAAACTTCTTTAAGAGTTGCTCCCGTTTTCTCCCCTTTAGTTGCATCCTGACTAGGTATCGCAATCCAAACAAACACAGCCCCAATAAGCTCAAGCACTGCATAGCATAAGATTACATTTTGTAACCCTAAAACTCCGGCTCCGAAGTAGTTAAAGACACCGACAATCAATAGTCCATAGATTATTGGTAGTAACCCACGACCTCCTTCTAAGATTCCAAATAATTTTCCTTGATCTTCGCTACTTCCCAACAACCTTGTTGCTTTCATCAATGCAGCCCAAAATGTAAGAGATGTAGTAGCACCCCATATGGAATAAATTAATACCAAAGATGTAAATGAGGGCGGTAATGTATAAAACCATAAGCCTATTATTCCTCCTGAAAAAAGAGAAAAACTCAGCAAATATCTTGCAGATACTCGGTCTGCTAACCATCCCCCAGGAAAATAACCTATCATGGCTATAAATCCATAAACACTCATCAATATACCCATTTCGGTATTATTTATATTCAAACTTTCCAACAATAAATCATAATAGATATAACTCAAATAAGGTAATTCATAAATAACAGAACCACTTATTATAAGAGCAATCATTGCTTTTATTTTATGCTTCACAACAACTCCATAAATTTAGTTTCAAACTAGGAATTATTATATAAATCTAACCTTAACTTTATATAGACCAGAAAAGAATCAGAAAATCACTTATAAAACAAACACTTAAACCACAAGCCCAATCGATCATGAAATTTAAACCCCATAAAATCAATAGGTTAAGTTAAGATTAAGAACGCAACAAAAACATAATAATTGTTCTACCGTGTAATCATCATCTCAGTTTTGCTACCATTCTTTTACCATTTGGAAAAACTCAACTTAGCTTCTAACAATAATAATTACTCAGAAATTACCTATTGCGTACTGTTGTTCGTAAATAAAGAACTACTTTTAGGTACGAGTAACCTATCATCTTCTTTATAGAAGCATATAAAAGAAATCAGCATGTAGATTGACCAGAACAGATCGGATAATTCAAATCCTGCATAATCAACTTGGTTAGAAAATGTCTGACGTTTAATCTGAACTTGATGAACACTTTAGCTATGAAAAACGTACCCCTGTACCTGACAATAAAAGTCATGACGGTGCAAGGCGTATTCAAAAAGAACTTGAGGCAAATGGTAATAAGCACGATGTAAAAACAATTGCCGTGAGCATGAAACGCCAGAGCTTAGTCGCGAAGGCCGCCCGTAAGTTCAAATGTACGACAGACAGTAAGCATAGGCTTCCTGTTGCCCCGAACTTGCTTGAACAAGACTTTAATGCGACAGCACCAAATCAAAAATGGGCTGGAGATATCACCTATCTCGCGACTAGCGAAGGTTGGATGTATTTAGCCGTTATTATCGACCTGTACTCACGGCAAGTCGTTGGTTGGTCAATGAGCACCAGAATGACCGCCACTCTGGTCTGTGATGCACTATCAATGGCATTGTTCCGCAGAGGCAGCCAGAAGACGTGATTATCGATAGTGATAGAGGGAAGCCAATATTGCTCAAAAGACTACCGAGATTTAATCGCAGCTCATAATCTAAAACAAAGCATGAGTAGGAAGGGGAATTGTTGGGATATAGAGGTTATATTCTATGATCTTAGTAACCGAGTTCTGACTCATGCTGGAATTGACTATTTTACCGATTCCATTTAGTGCCGCTATTAAGCTACTCGTCATAAGACAGGGTGACGAACAACCTCACCTTTTATTCTGCTCGCCATAAAAAAATACCCAGCGAAAGGCTAGGTATTAGTGAAAAGTGTTTTAGCCATTTGCTTTAAATTGCCCAGCCACCCGCGTAGAAAGCAACGAGAGCTATCGTGATCAAGACGATACCTAAGTTTAACTTTTTCCATTCGCCTGCAAATACGCGACCGACCACTAAACATAAGAAACCAAGCATAATACCGGTTACAATGTTACCCGTCAGTACAATGAATACTGCACACACCAGACCGGCTAGTGCATCCACAGAGTCATCGAAATTCAGTTTGCGAACGTTACTCAACATCAATAGACCAACATACATCAGTGCAGGTGACGTTGCGTAAGCCGGAACTAGGTAGCTAATTGGGGCCAAGAACAATAGGAATAAGAAAAGTACACCTACCACTACTGCTGTTAAACCCGTTTTACCACCCGCAGCGGTGCCCGCTGCAGATTCAATGTAAACCGCTGCTGGAGCGCCACCGACTGCGCCAGAAACAATACTTGAAACCGAATCAGTAGTGAGTGCCTTACCGCCATCGATAATGTTGCCATCTTTATCAAGAAGGTTTGCTTGGCCGGCTACTGCGCGAATCGTACCTGTCGCATCAAAGATAGCGGTCATCACCAACGCAAGCACACTTGGCAGAACGATAGGATTAAGCGCCCCCATGATATCCATAGAACCTATCAAAGAGTCTTCACCACCAAAGCTTGGTAGAGCAAAGAAGCCTTGATATTGAACAGCAGGGTCAAAGATCAAACCAAATGCTGAGATAGCGATGATCACCAGTAAGATCCCCCCCGGCACCTGACGTTTCTCTAAGCCGAAAATAGCCGCAAGACCCAGCATCGACATGATAACAGGGAAAGACGTGAATTCACCGAGTGTTACTGGCAAGCCCTCTACTGGATTTTTGATCACCAAGCCAACACCGCTTGCTGCGATAAGCAGTAAAAATAAGCCAATACCGATGCCAGTGCCGTGTGCAATACCTTCAGGTAAATTGGTTAAGATCCACTGACGCACACCTGTCACGGTGATAGCAGTAAAGATAAGGCCCATAAGGAAGACTGCGCCC
The DNA window shown above is from Vibrio artabrorum and carries:
- a CDS encoding NCS2 family permease, producing the protein MSENYVPQASDTPAKGRWLDNFFLISQRGSNVRREVLAGLTTFLAMVYSVIVIPSMLGTAGFDQSSVFIATCLVAAFGSLLMGLWAKLPMAIGCAISLTAFTAFSLVLGQGISIPVALGAVFLMGLIFTAITVTGVRQWILTNLPEGIAHGTGIGIGLFLLLIAASGVGLVIKNPVEGLPVTLGEFTSFPVIMSMLGLAAIFGLEKRQVPGGILLVIIAISAFGLIFDPAVQYQGFFALPSFGGEDSLIGSMDIMGALNPIVLPSVLALVMTAIFDATGTIRAVAGQANLLDKDGNIIDGGKALTTDSVSSIVSGAVGGAPAAVYIESAAGTAAGGKTGLTAVVVGVLFLFLLFLAPISYLVPAYATSPALMYVGLLMLSNVRKLNFDDSVDALAGLVCAVFIVLTGNIVTGIMLGFLCLVVGRVFAGEWKKLNLGIVLITIALVAFYAGGWAI
- a CDS encoding MFS transporter: MKHKIKAMIALIISGSVIYELPYLSYIYYDLLLESLNINNTEMGILMSVYGFIAMIGYFPGGWLADRVSARYLLSFSLFSGGIIGLWFYTLPPSFTSLVLIYSIWGATTSLTFWAALMKATRLLGSSEDQGKLFGILEGGRGLLPIIYGLLIVGVFNYFGAGVLGLQNVILCYAVLELIGAVFVWIAIPSQDATKGEKTGATLKEVLVVTKSKELWMLALIIFSSYTLYSGLSYFTPYITNYYGASASLAATVGLIRTYGLALFGGLISGFIADKTGSKVRVVMFANIVPILCLAAFIVFPQSENLLIPITGLICLLGLAVFMTRGVYFAIVDEIKVPIRYSGAAMGFISLIGFMPESFVYILFGWLIDNYPGIKGYHYIFSYMIAISFLGFVIAAILYRQVKQQNFYFIESTQS